The Pyricularia oryzae 70-15 chromosome 5, whole genome shotgun sequence genome includes a region encoding these proteins:
- a CDS encoding cell division control protein 42, whose product MVVATIKCVVVGDGAVGKTCLLISYTTNKFPSEYVPTVFDNYAVTVMIGDEPYTLGLFDTAGQEDYDRLRPLSYPQTDVFLVCFSVTSPASFENVREKWFPEVHHHCPGVPCLIVGTQVDLRDDPSVREKLSKQKMQPVRREDGERMAKELGAVKYVECSALTQYKLKDVFDEAIVAALEPPTPKRKSKKCLIL is encoded by the exons ATGGTGGTTGCAACGATTAA ATGCGTTGTCGTCGGCGACGGTGCCGTCGGTAAAACATGTCTCCTTATCAGCTACACAACAAACAAGTTTCCGTCCGAATACGTTCCGACCGTCTTCGACAACTACGCAGTGACGGTAAT GATCGGTGACGAGCCGTACACACTGGGACTTTTCGATACGGCAGGACAAGAAGATTACGACAGGCTGCGACCCCTATCATACCCACAAACCGACGTCTTTCTCGTTTGCTTCAGCGTCACATCGCCAGCTTCATTCGAGAACGTGAGGGAGAAGTGGTTCCCCGAGGTTCACCACCACTGCCCCGGCGTACCCTGCCTCATCGTCGGTACACAAGTTGATTTGAGGGATGATCCCAGCGTTCGGGAGAAGCTGAGCAAGCAGAAGATGCAGCCAGTGCGGAGGGAGGACGGCGAGCGGATGGCTAAAGAACTCGGTGCGGTTAAGTACGTCGAGTGCAGTGCTCTGACGCAGTACAAGTTGAAGGATGTCTTTGATGAG GCAATCGTTGCTGCCCTAGAGCCGCCGACACCCAAGAGGAAATCCAAAAAGTGCCTGATCCTTTGA
- a CDS encoding agmatinase: MRPVVYLAALLATAGAAVACAGGKHHDDHEWTKEELDELERKWGMEWPFVGIGSFAHLKYVKCLTTPSEDFDIAIVGAPFDTAVSYRPGARFGPRAIRQASSRQTTFRGFNPRANINPYQNWAKIIDCGDIPVTPVDNAVALTQMTAAFGELGMHKPTSGLLQRPKLVTLGGDHSLALAALRALKKIHGKPIRVLHFDAHLDTWHPAKYPSAWPSEQAHFNHGSMFWLAGSEGLISNSSDAPSVHAGLRTRLSGDDWGDYDDDTAQNWKRIAADDIDELGASGVVRTIMSHLGTEDPVYLSVDIDVLDPAFAPGTGTPEPGGWTTRELIRILRGIEDLNVVGADIVEVSPAYQGAGEETALAGAQVAYEIISSMVKKGMKEMGKETASGFIGVERDEL; this comes from the exons ATGAGGCCTGTGGTCTACCTCGCCGCGTTGCTCGCCACTGCTGGTGCAGCTGTTGCGTGCGCTGGTGGTAAGCATCATGACGACCATGAATGGACCAAAGAAGAGTTGGACGAGCTAGaaagaaaatggggaatGGAG TGGCCATTTGTTGGCATTGGATCCTTTGCTCATCTTAAATACGTAAAATGCCTCACGACACCGAGTGAGGACTTTGATATTGCAATCGTAGGTGCACCTTTTGACACAGCCGTCAGCTATCGTCCTG GAGCCCGGTTCGGCCCCAGGGCTATCCGCCAGGCATCAAGCAGACAGACCACCTTTCGTGGCTTCAACCCCCGTGCAAATATCAACCCGTACCAAAACTGGGCAAAGATCATCGACTGCGGTGACATCCCAGTCACGCCAGTGGACAACGCCGTGGCGCTCACGCAGATGACGGCAGCCTTTGGCGAGCTTGGCATGCACAAGCCGACCTCGGGTCTTCTGCAAAGGCCCAAGCTGGTGACGCTGGGAGGCGACCACTCGCTCGCGTTGGCAGCCCTCCGAGCGCTCAAGAAGATCCACGGCAAGCCGATCCGGGTGCTGCACTTTGATGCGCACCTGGATACTTGGCACCCGGCCAAGTACCCTTCGGCGTGGCCGTCAGAGCAGGCCCACTTCAACCACGGCAGCATGTTTTGGCTCGCGGGCTCCGAGGGCCTCATCTCCAACTCGAGCGACGCGCCGTCGGTGCACGCGGGCCTGCGCACGCGCCTGAGCGGCGACGACTGGGGCGACTACGACGACGACACGGCGCAGAACTGGAAGCGCATCGCCGCCGACGACATTGACGAGCTGGGCGCCTCGGGAGTCGTCCGCACCATCATGTCTCACCTCGGCACCGAAGACCCCGTGTACCTCTCGGTCGACATTGACGTCCTCGACCCAGCTTTTGCCCCGGGCACGGGCACGCCCGAGCCCGGCGGCTGGACCACCCGTGAGCTTATCCGGATCCTGCGCGGAATCGAGGACCTCAACGTCGTAGGTGCCGACATCGTCGAGGTCTCGCCGGCGTACCAGGGCGCCGGGGAGGAGACGGCGCTTGCTGGGGCGCAGGTCGCCTACGAGATCATCTCGAGCATGGTCAAGAAGGGGATGAAGGAGATGGGGAAGGAGACGGCGAGTGGGTTCATTGGTGTCGAGCGTGATGAGCTGTGA